One segment of Clavelina lepadiformis chromosome 2, kaClaLepa1.1, whole genome shotgun sequence DNA contains the following:
- the LOC143446101 gene encoding heparan sulfate glucosamine 3-O-sulfotransferase 6-like has product MLQKLIKIVKVFRKPRTFIVAFIAVNIVAVMVVWSAKPDTHAEAKKSMDLRKKLEERERIKKNFFDYKQSNKEKEVKRLPDIIGIGVKKCGTGSLLEFLLLNPAVRPPNQGKRETIVGETFFFNKKFDLGIGYYKNLFPYVNDREKVIEKTPSYFMHPPSELPERIYNILPEAKLLLMVCDPTPRVFSDYIHQRIRYQLYNDKSLAKYETFEEYIDHYLPKMKNLTKSWLTSSTMDNDQELEKKLSSFMITDRAALLLSTGLYFFHIQRWLRIYNASNLMIIDGEEFLNSPGPVLEKIQEFIGVPKLVLHEEFMKNPETNFFCYRPLSESQLNNNVETIFDDFRCPGENKGRTRNGAKPMPEAISLQLRNFYRPFNKAFFKKIGCDFGWQ; this is encoded by the exons ATGTTACAAAAGCTAATTAAAATAGTGAAGGTTTTTAGAAAACCAAGGACCTTCATCGTAGCGTTTATTGCAGTTAATATAGTCGCTGTTATGGTCGTGTGGTCAGCTAAACCGGATACACATGCAGAAGCGAAAAAGAGTATGG ATCTTCGAAAAAAGTTGGAAGAAAGGGAAAGAATAAAAAAGAACTTCTTTGACTATAAACAAAGTAATAAGGAG AAAGAAGTTAAACGACTTCCAGATATCATAGGAATAGGTGTCAAAAAGTGCGGTACCGGATCTCTCCTTGAATTCCTGTTGCTTAATCCTGCGGTCAGGCCTCCAAACCAAGGAAAAAGAGAAACTATAGTGGGAGAAACGTTTttctttaacaaaaaatttgatttggGAATCGGTTATTACAA AAATTTATTTCCTTATGTTAATGACCGAGAAAAAGTAATAGAAAAGACGCCAAGTTACTTCATGCACCCACCATCTGAACTACCAGAGCGTATCTACAACATTTTGCCTGAAGCGAAACTTTTATTGATGGTGTGCGATCCCACTCCACGAGTATTTTCAGACTACATTCATCAG AGGATTCGTTATCAACTTTACAATGACAAAAGTTTAGCCAAATATGAAACATTTGAAGAATACATCGACCATTATCTTCCCAAAATGAAAAACCTAACCAAGAGTTGGTTGACATCCTCAACAATGGATAACGATCAAGAGCTAGAAAAAAAGCTGTCATCGTTTATGATAACGGATAGAGCAGCCCTACTGCTTAGCACAGGACTATACTTCTTCCACATTCAGAGATGGCTTAGAATTTATAATGCATCAAACTTAATGATAATTGATGGTGAAGAATTTTTAAACAGCCCTGGACcagttttggaaaaaatacaaGAGTTTATCGGAGTTCCAAAGTTAGTGCTCCACGAAGAATTTATGAAAAACCCTGAgacaaatttcttttgttatCGACCATTATCTGAGTCACAATTGAACAACAAtgttgaaacaatttttgatgATTTTCGTTGCCCAGGTGAAAATAAGGGACGAACTCGCAATGGAGCAAAACCAATGCCTGAAGCAATTTCACTGCAGCTTAGAAATTTTTACAGACCATTtaacaaagcatttttcaaaaaaattgggTGTGACTTTGGATGGCAGTAA
- the LOC143446102 gene encoding meiotic recombination protein REC114-like isoform X2: MAEYHSEPKRWPIQNYSRFKPNANIRAPGCNVLEGSNGKWITEKASSVSSISLSLTRDGHLFINHGDVLLESIFLPNSGENSRSSKVYQKDNGLLFLNEICEESRMFRVQFQKYGCKTAESQCKDCAKALSSYFCCKSAGNEICSTPGKVFFSIESKPNSENCS, from the exons ATGGCAGAATATCATTCTGAACCGAAACGCTGGCCGATCCAAAATTACTCACGGTTTAAACCAAATGCAAACATTAGAG CACCTGGCTGTAATGTATTGGAAGGATCAAATGGAAAGTGGATCACTGAAAAGG CGTCATCTGTGTCATCCATTTCGTTAAGCTTAACCAGGGATGGCCATTTATTCATAAACCATGGAGATGTTTTGCTAGAAAGTATTTTCCTTCCAAATAGCGGTGAAAATAGCAGATCATCAAAAGTTTATCAAAAGGATAATGGACtcttatttttaaatgaaatatgtGAAGAATCAAGAATGTTTAGAGTACAG TTTCAAAAATATGGTTGCAAAACTGCTGAATCTCAGTGCAAGGATTGTGCTAAAGCATTGTcgtcatatttttgttgtaaatctGCTGGAAATGAGATTTGTTCAACACCT GGAAAAGTGTTCTTCAGCATTGAAAGCAAACCTAATTCTGAAAATTGCAGCTAA
- the LOC143446102 gene encoding meiotic recombination protein REC114-like isoform X1, whose amino-acid sequence MAEYHSEPKRWPIQNYSRFKPNANIRAPGCNVLEGSNGKWITEKASSVSSISLSLTRDGHLFINHGDVLLESIFLPNSGENSRSSKVYQKDNGLLFLNEICEESRMFRVQFQKYGCKTAESQCKDCAKALSSYFCCKSAGNEICSTPKEKNVETIAKPSSQTSSLSTVAMMESCLMKSDLCDLPLIYKQCTFDARLDKESSIEPFLSLCLADPNFPSFVGLVESALKNIIGEANNNEVE is encoded by the exons ATGGCAGAATATCATTCTGAACCGAAACGCTGGCCGATCCAAAATTACTCACGGTTTAAACCAAATGCAAACATTAGAG CACCTGGCTGTAATGTATTGGAAGGATCAAATGGAAAGTGGATCACTGAAAAGG CGTCATCTGTGTCATCCATTTCGTTAAGCTTAACCAGGGATGGCCATTTATTCATAAACCATGGAGATGTTTTGCTAGAAAGTATTTTCCTTCCAAATAGCGGTGAAAATAGCAGATCATCAAAAGTTTATCAAAAGGATAATGGACtcttatttttaaatgaaatatgtGAAGAATCAAGAATGTTTAGAGTACAG TTTCAAAAATATGGTTGCAAAACTGCTGAATCTCAGTGCAAGGATTGTGCTAAAGCATTGTcgtcatatttttgttgtaaatctGCTGGAAATGAGATTTGTTCAACACCT aaagaGAAAAATGTTGAGACTATTGCAAAACCCTCGTCCCAAACTTCATCTCTCTCTACAGTTGCTATGATGGAGTCATGTTTGATGAAAAGTGATTTATGTGACTTACCCTTGATTTATAAACAGTGTACATTTGATGCAAG aCTAGATAAGGAGAGTAGCATTGAGCCATTTCTGTCATTGTGTTTGGCTGATCCAAATTTTCCATCATTTGTTGGTCTCGTAGAATCAGcattgaaaaatatcattgGAGAAGCAAATAATAATGAAGTGGAGTGA